From a single Loigolactobacillus coryniformis subsp. coryniformis KCTC 3167 = DSM 20001 genomic region:
- a CDS encoding NEAT domain-containing protein — protein sequence MKRKIGRLILGAVLLLVSFTVSAKVGAEAINYQALKYGTQQTSMASNYYVKPANVVANGNQYLVTMTIHTSTQLGEWPVTVLSINGQGPANVSKTQSASGYDYSYAFQTPNLNQVVNSSIAINVPNVYTANHDISFKFDTSHLPALNSAAASSSAPAAVASSAASASSSENSTTSSNSTSSESSAISSSSASSRAASASSQKKIVAKTTTTSVTRKQNAQIAALNKKNKQTQTAILTGGSVAVAILAVATYFFIKRK from the coding sequence ATGAAACGAAAAATAGGACGATTAATTCTAGGGGCGGTACTGCTGCTCGTGAGTTTTACAGTTAGCGCAAAAGTTGGCGCGGAGGCGATCAATTATCAAGCCTTGAAATATGGCACACAGCAAACGTCGATGGCGTCTAATTATTACGTTAAGCCGGCAAATGTGGTAGCGAACGGTAATCAATATTTGGTCACAATGACGATCCACACCAGCACCCAATTAGGTGAATGGCCGGTGACGGTGCTCAGCATCAACGGGCAAGGACCAGCGAACGTCAGCAAAACGCAAAGTGCTAGCGGTTATGACTATTCTTACGCCTTTCAAACACCTAATTTAAATCAAGTGGTCAATAGCTCGATTGCCATCAACGTACCGAATGTGTACACGGCCAACCACGATATTAGCTTTAAATTTGATACCAGTCATTTACCTGCACTCAATAGCGCTGCAGCTAGTAGCAGTGCACCAGCGGCGGTTGCCAGTTCAGCAGCGAGTGCCAGTAGCAGTGAAAACAGTACCACTAGTTCAAATAGTACCAGCAGTGAGAGCAGTGCGATCAGTTCTAGCAGCGCCAGTAGTCGTGCCGCTAGCGCTAGCAGTCAGAAAAAAATCGTTGCAAAAACGACCACAACTAGTGTCACCCGTAAGCAAAACGCACAGATTGCTGCTCTGAATAAGAAAAATAAACAAACGCAGACGGCAATCTTGACTGGCGGTTCGGTAGCGGTGGCAATTTTAGCGGTGGCCACGTACTTCTTTATCAAACGGAAATAA
- the isdE gene encoding heme ABC transporter substrate-binding protein IsdE, with protein MKSARKLVFILLAVVLVAVLGVVAWLQLRPTPQATQHKQPRIVATTVAVTEMAAKLDLPLVGVPTTANQLPARYQKVTKVGSPMSPNIEKIAALKPTAVYSVTVLKEQYEATFKSHKFHAQYLNLDTVTSLKQTLTTLGQRYQRQQQAHQQVKLIDQAVKKVHARQQGAKPQVLVLMGLPGAGYMIATDTSYIGDLVRLAGGENLYPDKTQPYLTPDNEKLAQQRPDVILRLEHAMPEVVKPQFEQEFKQNAMWAQMPAVQQRRVYDLQQPEFDATANMHVVTGLQQISRWLYPAKEATK; from the coding sequence ATGAAGTCAGCACGTAAATTAGTTTTTATTTTATTAGCTGTGGTATTGGTCGCAGTACTGGGCGTTGTCGCTTGGTTACAGTTGCGGCCAACGCCTCAAGCCACCCAGCACAAGCAACCGCGGATCGTAGCGACAACTGTAGCGGTCACGGAAATGGCGGCCAAGCTGGATCTGCCACTGGTCGGTGTGCCAACGACTGCCAACCAGTTGCCAGCACGCTATCAAAAAGTGACCAAAGTCGGCAGTCCAATGTCACCAAATATTGAAAAAATTGCTGCCTTAAAGCCGACCGCCGTTTATTCAGTGACGGTACTAAAAGAGCAGTATGAGGCGACTTTTAAATCCCATAAATTTCACGCGCAGTACTTAAATTTAGATACAGTTACCAGCTTGAAACAAACGTTGACAACGTTGGGTCAGCGTTATCAACGTCAGCAGCAGGCACACCAGCAAGTGAAATTGATCGATCAAGCGGTTAAAAAGGTGCACGCACGACAACAGGGTGCCAAGCCACAAGTTTTGGTTTTAATGGGCTTACCTGGTGCTGGCTACATGATTGCCACCGATACCTCCTATATCGGTGATCTCGTACGCTTGGCGGGCGGAGAAAATCTTTATCCAGATAAAACACAACCCTATTTAACACCGGATAACGAAAAACTAGCGCAACAACGACCTGACGTTATTTTACGTTTAGAACACGCCATGCCAGAAGTGGTCAAGCCGCAATTCGAGCAGGAATTTAAGCAAAACGCAATGTGGGCGCAAATGCCAGCGGTCCAGCAACGGCGCGTTTATGATCTACAGCAACCTGAATTTGACGCGACAGCCAATATGCATGTGGTTACTGGCTTACAGCAGATCAGTCGCTGGTTATATCCGGCTAAGGAGGCGACAAAGTGA